From the genome of Bacteroides sp. MSB163, one region includes:
- a CDS encoding amidohydrolase family protein produces MDYTIIDAHAHLWLRQDTVVDDLPIRTLDNGRSLFMGEIRQMVPPFMMDGVNSAEVFLSNMDYAQVAAAVITQEFIDGIQNEYLAEVISRYPDRFFVCGMCEFRKPGFLVQAKELIARGFKAIKIPAQRLLLKEGRVMLNSEEMMQMFRYMEERDVMLSIDLADGATQVHEMREVIQECPRLRIAIGHFGMVTRPDWEEQIRLALHPNVMIESGGITWLFNDEFYPFKGAVKAIRKAAELVGMKKLMWGSDYPRTITAITYKMSYDFIVKSPDLQEDEKRLFLGENARKFYGFTDLPVLPYIKNMSE; encoded by the coding sequence ATGGACTATACAATAATTGATGCCCATGCCCATCTATGGTTACGGCAAGATACGGTGGTGGATGATCTGCCCATTCGTACGCTGGATAATGGACGCTCGTTGTTTATGGGAGAAATCCGCCAAATGGTTCCTCCCTTTATGATGGACGGGGTGAATAGTGCAGAAGTTTTTCTGTCGAACATGGACTATGCGCAAGTGGCTGCCGCTGTCATTACACAGGAATTTATTGATGGTATTCAGAATGAATATCTGGCAGAAGTAATTTCCCGTTATCCCGATCGCTTCTTTGTTTGCGGAATGTGTGAGTTTCGTAAGCCCGGGTTTCTGGTACAGGCAAAAGAACTAATTGCAAGAGGTTTCAAGGCTATTAAAATTCCGGCTCAACGCCTGTTGCTTAAAGAAGGACGGGTGATGCTGAATAGTGAAGAGATGATGCAGATGTTTCGCTATATGGAAGAACGGGATGTGATGCTTTCCATAGACTTGGCGGACGGAGCAACGCAAGTTCACGAGATGCGGGAAGTTATTCAGGAATGTCCCCGGTTGAGAATTGCTATCGGGCATTTCGGAATGGTGACACGTCCGGATTGGGAAGAACAGATACGGCTGGCTCTTCATCCCAATGTGATGATTGAATCAGGAGGAATAACATGGCTTTTCAATGATGAGTTCTATCCTTTTAAGGGAGCGGTAAAAGCTATACGGAAAGCAGCCGAACTGGTCGGGATGAAGAAACTGATGTGGGGATCGGATTATCCGCGTACTATTACCGCAATCACTTACAAAATGTCGTATGATTTTATAGTGAAATCACCCGATTTGCAGGAAGATGAAAAAAGGCTGTTCCTCGGAGAAAATGCCCGGAAATTCTATGGATTTACTGATCTTCCCGTATTGCCATATATCAAAAACATGTCTGAATAA
- a CDS encoding zinc-binding alcohol dehydrogenase family protein, with product MKAVQIVNPSEMKVVELEKPVVGAGEVLVRIKYVGFCGSDLNTFLGRNPMVKLPVVPGHEVGAVIEEIGPDVPAGFEKGMNVTLNPYTNCGKCASCRNGRVNACEHNETLGVQRNGVMCEYAVLPWTKIIPAGDISPRDCALIEPMSVGFHAVSRGQVIDNEYVMVIGCGMIGIGAIVRAALRGAIVIAVDLDDEKLELARRMGASHTVNSKTEDVHSRIQEITEGFGADVVIEAVGSPVTYVMAVDEVAFSGRVVCIGYAKSEVAFQTKYFVQKELDIRGSRNALPADFRAVINYMKAGTCPVEELITKVTVPEDALEAMTEWAANPGKVFRILVQL from the coding sequence ATGAAAGCAGTTCAAATAGTCAATCCCTCTGAAATGAAGGTGGTTGAACTTGAAAAACCGGTGGTTGGTGCCGGTGAGGTGTTAGTGAGAATTAAGTATGTAGGTTTCTGCGGTTCCGATTTGAACACCTTCCTGGGGCGTAACCCGATGGTGAAGTTGCCCGTAGTGCCGGGGCATGAAGTAGGTGCGGTCATTGAAGAAATAGGTCCGGATGTTCCGGCAGGCTTTGAAAAAGGAATGAATGTGACTCTGAATCCATATACTAATTGTGGTAAATGTGCTTCGTGCCGCAATGGTCGTGTCAATGCCTGCGAACATAATGAAACATTGGGAGTGCAGCGGAATGGCGTGATGTGTGAGTATGCTGTATTGCCCTGGACTAAAATTATTCCGGCAGGTGATATTTCTCCGCGTGATTGTGCCTTGATTGAGCCGATGAGTGTGGGATTTCATGCCGTTTCGCGCGGTCAGGTGATTGACAATGAATATGTGATGGTCATTGGTTGCGGTATGATTGGTATAGGTGCTATTGTTCGTGCCGCTCTCAGAGGTGCCATTGTTATTGCTGTGGACCTGGATGATGAGAAGTTGGAGCTGGCTCGGAGAATGGGAGCGTCTCATACGGTTAATTCTAAAACGGAAGATGTGCATAGCCGGATTCAAGAGATTACGGAAGGCTTTGGAGCTGATGTTGTGATTGAAGCTGTCGGTAGTCCTGTGACTTATGTAATGGCTGTGGATGAAGTTGCTTTTTCAGGGCGTGTCGTTTGTATTGGCTATGCGAAGAGTGAAGTCGCTTTCCAGACGAAGTATTTTGTCCAGAAAGAATTGGATATACGGGGTTCCAGAAATGCACTGCCGGCCGATTTCCGTGCGGTAATCAACTATATGAAGGCAGGAACTTGCCCGGTAGAAGAATTAATAACGAAGGTAACAGTACCTGAAGATGCATTGGAAGCTATGACAGAGTGGGCGGCTAATCCTGGAAAAGTATTCCGTATCCTTGTACAGTTATAA
- a CDS encoding LacI family DNA-binding transcriptional regulator: MEYRKHTSLKDLAQALGVSIPTVSRALKDSPEISNELCAKAKKLAKEMNYRPNPFAMSLRKNTPRIIGVIVPDIVTHFFASILNGIENMAVDNGYFVIITTSHESYEYEKRNIENLVNMRVEGIIACLSQETTDYAHLAALKDINMPLILFDRVCLTDQFSSVVADGVQSAQMATQHLLDTGSKRVAFIGGANHLDIVTKRKHGYLEALRDNRIPIEKELVICRKIDYEEGKIATEALLSLPQPPDAILAMNDTLAFAAIEVIKSHGLHIPEDIAIIGYTDEQHANYVEPKLSAVSHQTYKMGETACRLLIDQIKGDRTVRQVIIPTNLQIRESSRKK; the protein is encoded by the coding sequence ATGGAATACCGGAAACATACCTCATTAAAAGATCTCGCCCAAGCATTAGGCGTATCCATTCCCACTGTATCCAGGGCACTAAAAGACAGTCCTGAAATTAGCAATGAGCTTTGCGCTAAAGCCAAGAAGCTGGCAAAAGAAATGAATTACCGTCCCAACCCTTTTGCCATGAGTCTGCGAAAGAATACCCCGCGTATCATTGGAGTCATTGTACCGGATATCGTTACCCATTTCTTCGCATCCATCCTGAACGGGATAGAGAATATGGCAGTAGACAACGGATACTTTGTCATCATCACCACTTCACATGAATCCTACGAATATGAAAAAAGGAATATTGAGAATTTAGTCAATATGCGGGTAGAGGGTATCATTGCCTGTCTGTCCCAAGAAACTACAGATTATGCTCATCTTGCTGCCCTGAAGGACATTAATATGCCACTCATCCTCTTCGACCGTGTTTGCCTGACCGACCAGTTTTCTTCGGTAGTAGCAGATGGAGTGCAATCGGCACAAATGGCTACCCAACATTTATTGGATACCGGTAGTAAACGAGTGGCTTTCATAGGAGGAGCTAACCATTTGGATATTGTGACAAAAAGAAAACACGGTTACCTGGAAGCTCTTCGTGACAATCGTATTCCCATTGAAAAAGAACTGGTAATCTGTCGGAAAATAGATTATGAAGAGGGCAAAATAGCAACGGAAGCCTTGTTATCCCTTCCTCAACCTCCCGATGCCATTCTTGCCATGAATGACACATTAGCCTTTGCCGCCATAGAAGTTATTAAAAGTCACGGCCTTCACATTCCGGAAGATATAGCTATCATCGGTTATACAGACGAACAACATGCCAACTATGTAGAACCGAAACTATCGGCAGTATCACATCAGACCTATAAAATGGGAGAAACGGCTTGTCGTTTATTAATAGACCAAATCAAAGGGGATAGAACAGTCAGACAAGTAATCATTCCGACAAATCTGCAAATCAGGGAAAGTAGTAGAAAGAAATAA
- a CDS encoding aldo/keto reductase, translated as MQYHEIGKTGMKVSSLSFGASSLGGVFHDVKEKEGIESVFTAVESGMNFIDVSPYYGHYKAETVLGKALKDIPRDRYYLSTKVGRYGKDGVNTWDYSAKRAVESVYESMERLNIDFIDLINVHDIEFADLNQIVNETLPALIELREKGVVGHVGITDLQLENLKWVIDHSPSGTVESILNFCHYCLCDDKLADFLDYFESKGIGVINASPLSMGLLSERGVPAWHPAPELLVDACRKAMEHCKAKNYPIEKLAMQFSVNNPRIATTLFSTANPLNVKKNVSFIEEPIDWTLVHEVQEIIGEQQRVSWANS; from the coding sequence ATGCAATACCATGAAATCGGAAAGACAGGGATGAAAGTATCATCTCTCAGTTTTGGAGCTTCTTCTTTAGGAGGGGTTTTCCATGATGTTAAAGAGAAAGAAGGAATTGAGTCTGTGTTTACTGCTGTCGAATCGGGCATGAATTTTATAGATGTCTCCCCTTATTATGGGCATTATAAAGCAGAGACTGTTTTAGGAAAGGCGTTGAAAGACATTCCACGTGACCGGTATTATCTTTCTACCAAAGTGGGACGTTATGGAAAAGATGGTGTCAATACCTGGGATTACTCTGCAAAACGTGCGGTAGAAAGTGTATATGAGAGTATGGAACGTCTGAATATCGACTTTATCGATTTGATTAATGTACACGATATTGAGTTTGCTGATCTGAACCAGATTGTTAATGAGACATTACCGGCATTGATAGAATTGCGTGAAAAAGGAGTTGTCGGACACGTCGGAATCACTGACTTGCAACTTGAAAACTTGAAATGGGTAATTGACCACTCGCCCAGTGGTACGGTAGAATCTATACTCAATTTCTGCCATTATTGCCTGTGCGATGACAAGCTAGCGGATTTTCTTGATTATTTTGAATCGAAAGGAATAGGTGTGATAAATGCCTCTCCGCTATCCATGGGATTGTTGAGTGAACGGGGCGTTCCTGCATGGCATCCGGCTCCGGAACTTTTGGTGGATGCTTGTCGCAAAGCAATGGAACACTGTAAGGCAAAGAATTATCCTATTGAGAAATTAGCTATGCAGTTTTCTGTTAATAATCCTCGGATTGCAACTACATTGTTCAGTACGGCCAATCCGCTGAATGTGAAAAAGAATGTCTCTTTTATTGAAGAGCCGATTGACTGGACGCTGGTGCATGAAGTGCAGGAAATTATTGGGGAACAGCAACGCGTAAGTTGGGCTAATTCTTAA
- a CDS encoding helix-turn-helix domain-containing protein, producing the protein MDAQEVCLALNISKRTLQSYREYGIIPCSFIGGKYMYKESDLVRVLTQKAR; encoded by the coding sequence ATGGATGCCCAGGAGGTTTGCTTGGCTTTGAATATCTCCAAACGAACTTTGCAAAGCTATAGGGAATACGGAATTATTCCGTGTTCTTTTATAGGTGGCAAATATATGTATAAAGAGAGTGATTTGGTCAGAGTATTAACTCAAAAAGCAAGATAA
- a CDS encoding OmpA family protein, producing MKKSIFVLALSMSILTMHAQNDRTALEGTRPGDNWSIELKAGAVTPLTHSSFLKNARPAFGFGIGKQLTPIFGLGIQGMGYVNTSASKTAFDASEVSLLGKVNLMNLFGGYMGEPRVFEIETLTGIGWLHYYQNGPGDTNSWSTRLGLNLNFNLGEEKAWTFGIKPAIVYDMQGDFSKTKSRFNANNATFELTAGLTYHFICSNGSHHFTTVKPYDPVEVGELNDAVNRLRSQLSDKDMQLSNAVQQANNLQKELADCRTQAANIETVVKTNRIPESIITFRQGKSVVDASQLPNVERVAIYMKKHPEAKVVIKGYASPEGNLAFNEKLAKARAQAVKSILVKKYKINDTRITAEGQGIGDMFSEPDWNRVSICTIEEGK from the coding sequence ATGAAAAAATCTATCTTTGTTTTAGCACTAAGCATGAGTATTCTTACCATGCATGCGCAAAATGACCGTACGGCCCTTGAAGGCACACGCCCTGGTGATAACTGGTCTATTGAACTGAAAGCTGGTGCTGTAACCCCTTTGACTCACAGCTCCTTCTTAAAAAATGCCCGACCGGCCTTCGGATTCGGAATCGGAAAACAACTTACTCCTATATTCGGTCTAGGTATTCAAGGTATGGGATATGTAAATACCTCAGCCAGCAAAACTGCATTTGATGCTTCCGAAGTGAGCTTACTCGGTAAAGTCAACCTGATGAATCTCTTTGGAGGTTATATGGGCGAACCACGCGTTTTTGAAATCGAGACTCTGACAGGTATCGGCTGGCTACATTACTATCAGAATGGCCCCGGTGATACAAATTCCTGGTCTACACGCCTTGGTCTGAACTTGAACTTCAACCTAGGTGAGGAAAAAGCATGGACATTCGGTATCAAACCAGCTATCGTATATGATATGCAAGGAGACTTCAGCAAAACTAAAAGCCGTTTCAACGCCAACAATGCCACTTTTGAACTGACTGCCGGACTGACCTACCATTTCATATGCAGCAACGGCTCACATCATTTCACAACAGTGAAGCCTTACGACCCAGTAGAAGTAGGCGAGCTAAATGATGCAGTCAACCGCCTGCGATCACAACTGAGCGACAAGGACATGCAACTGAGCAATGCCGTACAACAGGCCAACAACTTACAAAAGGAACTGGCAGATTGCAGAACCCAAGCTGCCAACATAGAAACCGTGGTAAAAACCAACCGCATTCCAGAATCCATCATCACCTTCAGACAAGGAAAGTCTGTGGTTGATGCTTCCCAACTGCCTAATGTGGAACGTGTAGCCATTTACATGAAAAAACATCCCGAAGCTAAAGTCGTCATCAAAGGATATGCCTCTCCCGAAGGTAACCTCGCTTTCAATGAGAAACTGGCAAAAGCACGTGCCCAAGCTGTGAAGTCTATACTTGTAAAAAAATACAAGATTAACGACACCCGCATTACCGCCGAAGGACAAGGAATCGGTGATATGTTCTCCGAACCGGACTGGAACCGTGTCAGCATTTGTACTATCGAAGAAGGCAAATAA
- the fucP gene encoding L-fucose:H+ symporter permease: MKKNTYAIPLALVFCLFFLWAISSNLLPTMIRQLMKTCELNTFEASFTETAYWLAYFIFPIPIAMFMKRYSYKAGIVFGLLLAALGGLLFFPAAMLKAYWAYLCIFFIIATGMCFLETAANPYVTVLGAPETAPRRLNLAQSFNGLGAFISAMFLSKLILSGTHYTRDTLPVDYPGGWQAYIQVETDAMKFPYLMLALLLVIIAVVFIFSKLPQIGDESKTSSSGSKKEKLIDFGVLKHSHLRWGVIAQFFYNGGQTAINSLFLVYCCSYAGLPEETATTFFGLYMLAFLVGRWIGTGLMVKFRPQDMLLVYSLMNILLCGVVMIWGGMVGLYAMLAISFFMSIMYPTQFSLALKGLGDQTKSGSAFLVMAIVGNACLPQLTAYFMHANEHIYYAAYCVPMICFIFCAYYGWKGYKVID, translated from the coding sequence ATGAAAAAAAATACTTATGCGATACCTTTGGCGCTGGTATTCTGCCTTTTTTTCCTTTGGGCGATTAGCAGCAATCTGCTCCCGACAATGATACGGCAGCTGATGAAAACCTGTGAACTGAACACCTTTGAGGCGTCATTTACCGAAACTGCCTATTGGCTTGCTTACTTCATTTTCCCGATTCCGATAGCTATGTTCATGAAGCGTTATAGCTACAAAGCAGGCATTGTTTTCGGTTTATTATTGGCGGCATTGGGTGGTTTGCTCTTTTTCCCTGCTGCCATGTTGAAAGCCTATTGGGCCTATCTTTGCATATTCTTTATCATAGCTACCGGTATGTGTTTCCTGGAGACTGCTGCCAATCCGTATGTTACCGTTTTGGGTGCACCCGAAACAGCACCGCGACGGTTGAATCTGGCACAATCTTTCAACGGACTCGGCGCCTTTATCTCTGCTATGTTTCTGAGTAAACTGATTCTGAGTGGCACGCATTATACACGTGATACTTTACCCGTAGATTATCCGGGTGGGTGGCAGGCTTATATACAAGTAGAGACGGATGCAATGAAGTTCCCTTATCTGATGCTGGCCTTGCTGTTGGTGATTATAGCGGTGGTATTCATATTTTCCAAATTGCCACAGATAGGAGATGAAAGTAAGACTTCTTCTTCCGGTTCAAAGAAAGAAAAGTTGATTGACTTTGGTGTACTGAAACATTCACACTTGCGTTGGGGGGTAATTGCGCAGTTCTTTTATAATGGCGGGCAGACAGCGATCAACAGTTTATTCCTTGTCTATTGCTGTTCTTATGCAGGACTTCCGGAAGAAACCGCAACAACTTTCTTCGGACTTTATATGCTTGCTTTCCTTGTCGGGCGCTGGATTGGTACAGGACTGATGGTGAAATTCCGTCCGCAGGATATGTTGTTGGTTTATTCCTTAATGAATATTCTTTTGTGCGGAGTGGTAATGATCTGGGGAGGTATGGTAGGATTATATGCTATGCTGGCTATCTCTTTCTTCATGTCTATTATGTATCCTACCCAGTTCTCTCTGGCTCTGAAGGGATTGGGTGACCAGACAAAAAGTGGTTCGGCTTTTCTCGTGATGGCTATTGTCGGTAATGCCTGTCTTCCTCAGCTGACGGCTTATTTCATGCACGCCAATGAGCATATTTATTATGCAGCTTATTGTGTACCGATGATTTGCTTTATATTCTGTGCCTACTATGGCTGGAAAGGTTATAAGGTTATTGATTAA
- a CDS encoding hybrid sensor histidine kinase/response regulator transcription factor, with protein sequence MTYFQILKRVLFLFPLLIATFTTCKGQIYKYLGIEDGLSNRRIFRIQKGGHGYMWFLTQEGIDRYDGSKIKHYAVFDGSMEVAPQINLNWLYTDSRHRLWVVGRKGRIFRYDTARDRFVMTYKLNGLQDDVTSGTVNCTYMDSNDRIWLCHGDSIIRYDTRAGTTDRIDSPASNDITAITQTDSTNFFIGTSNGLLQTIEKEGVLETVVGTYTDSICIPVSELYFHQDSKKLFIGTFKEGIIAYGMNTTSTIIADGPLQNVAIKRITPFGKRQLLVATGGRGVYKIDVDSLSARPYITADYSNYNGMNGNNINDIYVDGDGRIWMANYPIGITIRNDRYRSYKWLKHSPGNNSSLANNQVHDVVRDGEGDLWFATSNGISLLHSATGQWTSFLSSSEHLKGDDNNIFLSLCEVLPGIIWAGGYTSGIYRIDKKKGMVEYISPSSLAGISPDQYISDIIKDSGGDIWSGGYCNLKRINPETGDIRLYPGLGSITAILEKDAEHIWVGTTMGLYLLDKLRGDYRRIDFPVETVHVSTLYQAADSTLYVGTRGAGLLVYDGANDKFIHQYHMENCALVSDNIYIVIPRPDGSLLLGTENSIVTFLYEDRTFQNWTAEQGLMSVCFNAGAATQYGDSLVFGSNDGIVIFPVDLQIPVPQFSQMLLRDFTVSSRPVYPGEEGSPLKKDIAGNYRLELAYDQSSFSLEAISINYDYPSNILYSWKLEGAYNGWSHPLQDGQIQVTGLSPGKYILRICAISNEEKYKVYEEKSIEVVVARPPWASAWAIAGYALLAISAVTIAVRIVMLRRQKRLSEEKTRFFINTAHDIRTPLTLIKAPLEEVVERQQVKEEGTDNVGVALRSVNNLLQLVTDLINFERADVYTSQLSVGEYELHSYLESTCETFRTYASQKNVNLSCESKFPFMNVWFDRDKMDSILKNLLSNALKYTPRNGNVHVCAYTEQNTWSIEVSDTGIGIPAGERKYLGGRFFRGSNAVNQKVPGSGIGLMLVCKLVRLHKGRIIISSTEGEGTCVRVTFPMGNRHLRKARFITVAKTEDAAPPQPETCSAELRMETMKNGKSSSRILVVEDNDDLRGYIERLLGQDYHVQSCTNGRDALVVAREYNPDLILSDVMMPEMGGDELCAAIKSDIETSHIPVILLTALSDEKNMLKGLDKGADAYITKPFSVNVLKANIRSILGNRILLRKTYAGLKSGTGPLPEGCSNALDWKFIATVRECVMEHITSPDFNVDTLCEIQHMSRSSFFNKLKTLTGYAPADYIRSIRLQHAANLLIQERCTIIEVADATGFSDAKYFREVFRKHYGVSPSEYRKVAMGTHPKESLSDYRCHGGGSVGSR encoded by the coding sequence ATGACATACTTTCAGATTTTAAAGAGGGTGCTTTTTCTGTTCCCTTTACTAATAGCCACTTTTACTACCTGCAAGGGTCAAATTTATAAATACCTGGGCATAGAGGACGGACTAAGTAACCGGAGAATTTTCCGCATCCAGAAAGGCGGGCACGGTTACATGTGGTTCCTTACCCAGGAAGGGATAGACCGTTATGACGGAAGCAAGATTAAACATTATGCCGTCTTTGACGGAAGTATGGAGGTGGCGCCGCAAATCAACCTGAACTGGCTATATACCGACAGCAGGCACAGGCTGTGGGTTGTGGGTAGAAAAGGACGCATATTCCGGTACGACACCGCCCGTGACCGTTTTGTTATGACCTACAAGCTTAACGGCCTGCAGGATGACGTAACATCAGGCACCGTCAATTGTACCTATATGGACAGTAATGACCGTATCTGGCTCTGCCATGGTGACAGTATTATACGCTATGATACCCGCGCAGGCACTACGGACAGAATAGACTCCCCTGCCTCGAACGATATTACTGCAATCACGCAGACCGACAGTACAAACTTTTTTATAGGGACATCAAACGGGTTACTGCAAACCATAGAAAAGGAAGGTGTCCTAGAAACTGTGGTCGGAACATATACTGACAGTATCTGTATACCGGTAAGTGAGCTTTATTTCCACCAAGATTCAAAGAAACTGTTCATAGGAACCTTCAAGGAAGGAATTATAGCATACGGAATGAACACGACTTCAACCATCATCGCGGACGGTCCGCTACAGAACGTGGCAATCAAACGAATCACCCCCTTTGGAAAGCGGCAACTGCTGGTAGCCACGGGAGGCAGGGGAGTATACAAGATTGACGTTGATTCTCTCTCCGCCCGGCCTTATATAACCGCCGACTACAGCAATTATAACGGTATGAACGGGAACAACATCAATGATATTTATGTGGATGGAGACGGACGGATATGGATGGCCAATTATCCTATCGGGATTACAATACGCAACGACCGTTACAGAAGTTACAAATGGCTCAAGCATTCACCGGGCAACAACAGTTCGCTGGCCAATAACCAGGTCCATGATGTAGTCCGGGACGGCGAGGGTGACCTGTGGTTCGCCACCAGCAACGGGATCAGCCTGCTTCACAGCGCAACCGGTCAGTGGACTTCCTTCCTTAGCAGTTCCGAGCACTTGAAAGGCGATGACAACAATATCTTCCTGAGCCTCTGTGAGGTATTACCCGGCATTATCTGGGCAGGTGGGTATACATCAGGTATATACAGGATTGACAAGAAGAAAGGCATGGTGGAGTACATCTCACCTTCCTCCCTGGCGGGAATAAGCCCTGACCAATATATCAGTGACATAATAAAGGACTCCGGAGGGGATATATGGTCAGGCGGATACTGTAATCTCAAACGCATCAACCCTGAAACCGGTGACATACGACTCTACCCGGGACTGGGGTCCATTACCGCCATACTGGAAAAGGACGCGGAACACATCTGGGTAGGTACAACTATGGGATTATACCTGCTGGACAAGCTCCGGGGAGATTACCGTCGCATAGATTTCCCGGTCGAGACAGTCCATGTCAGTACTTTGTACCAAGCTGCGGACAGCACACTATATGTGGGGACCAGAGGAGCGGGACTGCTTGTATATGACGGTGCAAACGATAAATTTATACACCAGTACCACATGGAAAACTGTGCCCTTGTCTCTGATAACATTTATATTGTCATTCCAAGACCGGATGGCAGCTTGCTGCTCGGTACGGAAAACAGCATAGTTACTTTCCTGTATGAAGACCGGACTTTCCAAAACTGGACGGCGGAACAAGGATTGATGAGCGTATGCTTCAATGCCGGCGCTGCAACCCAGTATGGGGACAGTCTTGTGTTCGGAAGCAATGATGGCATCGTCATATTCCCGGTTGACTTGCAGATTCCCGTTCCACAGTTCTCACAGATGCTCCTGAGGGATTTTACCGTTTCTTCACGTCCGGTCTATCCTGGTGAGGAAGGGTCGCCGTTAAAAAAGGACATTGCCGGTAATTACAGACTTGAACTGGCTTATGACCAGAGCAGCTTCTCCCTGGAAGCAATATCCATTAACTATGATTATCCTTCAAACATTCTGTACTCATGGAAATTGGAAGGCGCCTATAACGGCTGGAGCCACCCGTTGCAGGACGGGCAGATACAGGTCACCGGTCTTTCCCCAGGCAAGTACATCCTGCGTATCTGTGCCATATCCAACGAAGAAAAATACAAAGTTTATGAGGAGAAAAGTATTGAAGTGGTTGTCGCCCGTCCACCATGGGCGAGCGCATGGGCCATAGCGGGATATGCACTTCTTGCCATATCAGCCGTTACAATAGCAGTCAGGATCGTCATGTTGCGCAGACAAAAAAGGCTATCGGAGGAAAAGACACGCTTCTTCATAAATACCGCCCATGATATCCGTACCCCCCTCACTCTGATAAAAGCTCCTTTGGAAGAAGTGGTGGAAAGGCAGCAGGTAAAAGAGGAAGGGACGGATAACGTGGGAGTGGCCTTGAGAAGCGTGAATAACCTCCTGCAATTGGTTACCGACCTGATCAATTTCGAAAGGGCGGACGTTTACACCTCACAATTAAGTGTTGGCGAATATGAGCTGCACAGCTACTTGGAAAGTACTTGCGAAACTTTCCGGACATATGCGTCACAGAAAAACGTCAACCTCTCATGTGAAAGTAAGTTCCCTTTTATGAATGTCTGGTTTGACAGGGACAAAATGGATTCCATATTGAAGAATCTATTGTCAAATGCCTTGAAATATACCCCCCGAAATGGTAATGTCCATGTTTGTGCCTACACTGAACAGAATACATGGAGCATAGAGGTAAGTGATACGGGGATTGGAATTCCCGCCGGGGAGAGGAAATATCTGGGCGGAAGGTTTTTCAGGGGCAGCAATGCCGTTAATCAGAAAGTGCCGGGAAGCGGAATCGGCCTGATGCTGGTCTGCAAACTAGTACGTTTGCATAAGGGAAGGATCATTATATCAAGCACGGAAGGGGAAGGTACCTGTGTACGTGTTACATTCCCCATGGGAAACAGGCATTTGCGCAAGGCACGTTTCATAACAGTGGCAAAGACGGAAGATGCAGCCCCGCCACAACCGGAAACGTGTTCTGCCGAACTGCGGATGGAAACGATGAAAAATGGCAAAAGTTCATCACGTATTCTTGTAGTGGAGGACAACGATGACTTGCGGGGATACATTGAGAGACTCTTGGGACAGGACTACCACGTCCAATCATGCACAAACGGACGCGACGCGTTGGTCGTGGCAAGGGAATATAACCCGGACCTGATCCTTTCGGATGTCATGATGCCGGAGATGGGCGGTGATGAACTATGTGCAGCCATCAAGTCGGACATTGAAACCTCTCATATTCCGGTCATCCTGCTGACGGCACTCAGCGATGAGAAAAATATGCTCAAGGGGTTGGACAAGGGAGCCGATGCATATATAACCAAGCCGTTCAGTGTGAATGTGCTCAAGGCGAACATCAGGAGCATACTGGGCAACCGGATATTGCTCCGAAAAACATATGCCGGACTAAAATCTGGTACCGGCCCGTTACCTGAAGGATGCAGTAACGCATTGGACTGGAAATTCATTGCCACCGTGAGAGAATGTGTTATGGAACATATTACCAGTCCTGATTTTAACGTGGACACCCTCTGTGAAATCCAGCACATGAGCCGTTCGAGTTTCTTCAACAAGCTCAAGACATTGACAGGATACGCACCGGCCGACTACATCCGTTCCATCCGCCTGCAACATGCGGCAAACCTGCTAATCCAGGAAAGGTGCACGATAATAGAAGTTGCGGATGCAACCGGATTCAGTGATGCAAAATATTTCAGGGAAGTATTCAGGAAACATTATGGTGTAAGTCCTAGTGAATACCGCAAAGTAGCAATGGGAACGCATCCGAAAGAAAGCCTATCCGATTATCGGTGCCATGGGGGAGGAAGTGTGGGAAGCCGTTGA
- a CDS encoding helix-turn-helix domain-containing protein encodes MDGVITKQSEEYIMMMRILKKCSKEVLEFQDLPVPIANEVYMTGEQVCGVLHISSRTLQKLRDEKGIAYTVIGGKFLYPLSKLQLLLEENYRSYVR; translated from the coding sequence ATGGATGGAGTAATCACAAAGCAGTCAGAAGAGTACATAATGATGATGAGGATACTTAAGAAATGTTCTAAAGAGGTACTTGAATTTCAAGATTTGCCTGTTCCTATCGCCAATGAGGTTTATATGACTGGTGAACAGGTATGTGGCGTGTTGCATATATCAAGCAGAACTTTGCAAAAGTTACGTGATGAAAAGGGGATAGCTTATACTGTTATAGGTGGTAAGTTTCTTTATCCTCTTTCTAAATTGCAATTGTTATTGGAAGAAAATTATAGAAGTTATGTTCGTTAA